A single genomic interval of Terriglobus albidus harbors:
- a CDS encoding metallophosphoesterase produces MGKTGSISRRSFLKQTVAFSALAAIQPRAVFGQLPSPAPDRNAAHMLMLGDWGTDKYLEQQVATANGMKSYVDVRQIHPESLFMLGDNWYGTLSDDSPRWQSQFEQMYPKSHFPGPAYAVLGNHDYEYKIGNKVEMELRYASRHEGTRWYMPSRWYTFTWPQEKPIVTFICLDSNLPGTKSDPWPWSFTMKREHRDEQEAWFKQELAKPRTTPFVAVVAHHPLFSNGIHKDNHLLIKRWDDLLRDAKVDFYLTGHDHDLQHLEFAGHPTSFVISGGGGAELVDWTTDPKKRGPWGSKVLGFTDFEAKDDAIIVRLLDQNAKELHSFRRHVGGAVEVLTPFAG; encoded by the coding sequence ATGGGCAAGACTGGTTCCATATCCCGGCGATCGTTTTTAAAGCAGACGGTGGCCTTCTCCGCATTGGCGGCGATCCAGCCGCGCGCCGTCTTTGGCCAGCTTCCGTCACCCGCTCCGGATCGCAATGCCGCCCACATGCTGATGCTCGGCGATTGGGGTACTGATAAGTATCTCGAACAGCAGGTGGCCACGGCCAACGGGATGAAGAGCTACGTCGACGTCCGTCAGATTCACCCGGAGAGCCTGTTTATGCTGGGCGATAACTGGTACGGTACGCTCAGTGACGATTCGCCCCGCTGGCAGAGCCAGTTCGAGCAGATGTATCCCAAGTCGCATTTTCCAGGGCCTGCCTACGCTGTGCTGGGCAACCACGACTACGAGTACAAGATCGGCAACAAGGTTGAGATGGAGCTCCGCTACGCCTCGCGCCACGAGGGAACCCGATGGTACATGCCGTCGCGCTGGTACACCTTTACCTGGCCCCAGGAGAAGCCGATCGTGACCTTCATCTGCCTGGACTCAAACCTGCCGGGAACGAAGAGCGATCCATGGCCATGGTCTTTCACGATGAAACGCGAGCACCGGGACGAGCAGGAGGCATGGTTCAAACAGGAGCTCGCCAAACCGCGCACCACACCCTTCGTCGCCGTCGTCGCGCATCATCCACTTTTCAGCAATGGTATCCATAAGGACAACCATCTGCTGATCAAGCGCTGGGACGACCTGCTACGCGACGCCAAAGTCGATTTTTACCTCACCGGCCACGACCACGACCTGCAACACCTGGAGTTTGCCGGACATCCAACATCGTTTGTCATCTCGGGAGGCGGTGGAGCTGAGCTCGTTGATTGGACGACCGATCCAAAGAAGCGCGGTCCGTGGGGCAGCAAGGTTCTCGGCTTTACGGACTTTGAAGCGAAGGACGACGCCATTATCGTTCGCCTCCTCGACCAGAACGCAAAAGAGCTGCACAGCTTCCGCCGCCATGTCGGCGGAGCGGTCGAAGTGCTGACTCCGTTCGCAGGTTGA
- a CDS encoding PspC domain-containing protein yields the protein MYCSRCGKQVNAGASFCSACGASVASFGDVAAANPPVNFDGITRPRANRVVAGVCLGIARRYGWDVSMVRVAWLLAVVLCGTGVVAYIILWIAIPEESYALPAGPPTRVP from the coding sequence ATGTACTGTTCTCGATGCGGAAAGCAAGTAAACGCCGGGGCCAGCTTCTGTTCTGCCTGCGGTGCGTCTGTCGCCTCTTTCGGTGATGTTGCGGCCGCGAACCCGCCCGTCAACTTTGACGGCATTACCCGTCCGCGTGCCAACCGCGTTGTCGCCGGTGTCTGTCTCGGCATCGCCCGCCGCTATGGTTGGGATGTCAGCATGGTCCGCGTGGCCTGGCTGCTTGCCGTCGTCCTCTGTGGCACTGGCGTTGTGGCGTACATCATCCTGTGGATAGCAATTCCAGAAGAAAGTTACGCGCTGCCCGCAGGGCCGCCGACGAGAGTTCCGTGA
- a CDS encoding LysE family transporter, giving the protein MSYIFALAAFAGIHFLGMASPGASFVNTLRASTQYSRGVALFHALGLAGAAFVWALAAVLGLQSVLTTVPGLFRGLQLFGGVYLMWLAVNAWRHANVPAHQRASLELGSTTTGFALFRRGLLTNLGNPKVMIFFASVFAAVLHPEWPMWIRFAAALLVFVDEFTYYTSLTLLLSTRRAQQAYRHAKPVIDRVAGTALLLFAMRLFYRALES; this is encoded by the coding sequence ATGTCTTACATCTTTGCGCTTGCCGCGTTTGCGGGAATCCATTTTCTCGGTATGGCCTCGCCCGGGGCTTCATTTGTGAATACACTGCGGGCCTCGACGCAGTACTCGCGCGGAGTCGCTCTGTTTCATGCTCTGGGGTTGGCCGGCGCTGCCTTCGTCTGGGCGCTCGCGGCCGTGCTGGGTTTGCAGAGTGTTTTGACGACCGTGCCCGGACTCTTTCGCGGGCTGCAACTCTTTGGCGGCGTCTACCTCATGTGGCTGGCGGTGAATGCGTGGCGTCATGCCAACGTTCCCGCACACCAACGTGCCTCGCTCGAGCTGGGTTCAACCACCACCGGATTTGCTCTGTTCCGGAGAGGTCTGCTGACCAACCTGGGAAATCCGAAGGTGATGATCTTCTTTGCCAGCGTCTTTGCCGCTGTGTTGCATCCCGAATGGCCGATGTGGATACGGTTTGCGGCAGCACTACTGGTCTTTGTCGATGAGTTCACCTACTACACGAGCCTGACACTGCTGCTCTCCACACGTCGTGCGCAGCAGGCCTACCGGCATGCCAAGCCCGTCATCGACCGCGTCGCGGGAACGGCCCTGCTGCTCTTCGCGATGCGGCTCTTCTATCGAGCGCTCGAAAGCTGA
- the ypfJ gene encoding KPN_02809 family neutral zinc metallopeptidase, producing the protein MDWTPGGTSDDIEDRRGDDSGGGGGGFGFGGMGGGLGIGGFVLLLILSLVTGRNFLGGFFGGGHAPSQPSERRSAGPIEETQAEKHSVQLISWTLDDAQKTWEQIFQQNGKTYRHAKLVLFRDTTYSGCGTAQAATGPFYCPVDQKVYIDLSFWDELQRFGGGTGEFAEAYVVTHEIGHHIQRLLGIESNVQRLMYARPEQRSQLSVALELQADCFAGVWAHSAEQRGHVHTSDIADGMKAAAAVGDDHLQKMAGRAVSPERFTHGSSAQRQQWLERGLQDGAIGACNTFKNLSDADNQD; encoded by the coding sequence ATGGACTGGACACCTGGCGGCACCAGTGACGATATCGAAGACCGGCGAGGCGATGACTCGGGCGGCGGCGGAGGCGGCTTCGGTTTCGGAGGCATGGGGGGAGGTCTCGGCATTGGCGGCTTTGTCCTGCTGCTGATCCTCAGCCTGGTCACAGGCCGTAACTTCCTTGGTGGTTTCTTCGGCGGCGGTCATGCTCCCTCGCAGCCCTCCGAGAGGCGTTCCGCAGGGCCGATCGAGGAGACTCAGGCGGAGAAGCACAGTGTGCAGCTCATCAGTTGGACCCTGGACGATGCGCAGAAGACCTGGGAGCAGATTTTCCAGCAGAACGGCAAGACCTACCGGCATGCGAAGCTTGTCCTCTTCCGCGATACCACCTACTCCGGCTGCGGCACGGCGCAGGCAGCCACCGGCCCCTTTTACTGCCCGGTCGATCAGAAGGTCTATATCGATCTCAGCTTCTGGGATGAGCTCCAGCGCTTCGGCGGTGGCACCGGCGAGTTCGCGGAGGCTTACGTTGTCACGCACGAGATCGGCCACCATATACAGCGGTTGCTGGGAATTGAGAGCAATGTGCAGCGCCTGATGTATGCGCGTCCGGAGCAGCGGAGCCAACTTTCCGTCGCGCTGGAGCTACAGGCGGACTGCTTCGCCGGCGTGTGGGCGCACTCCGCCGAACAGCGCGGCCACGTTCATACGAGTGATATTGCGGACGGCATGAAGGCCGCGGCAGCGGTAGGCGACGATCATCTCCAGAAGATGGCCGGCCGGGCCGTCAGCCCTGAGCGGTTCACGCACGGTTCTTCCGCGCAGCGGCAGCAGTGGTTAGAGCGCGGCCTGCAGGATGGCGCTATAGGCGCCTGCAATACCTTCAAAAATCTCAGCGACGCGGACAACCAGGACTAG
- a CDS encoding metallophosphoesterase, translating to MSTAAELHAESISFQDHSENSGPFDIVGDVHGCIDELRELLGTLGYQVGDDLSITSPDKRRLIFVGDLADRGPGIPEVFRLVSTAMAQGKAFSVAGNHDVRLATALCGKTLPLTFGLADSLEQFGRQSPEFTKQMAIFIKRLPGHLIFDHARLLVAHAGLKESMHRAATIQARELAIHGEKTGVRDQWGEIRYPWAAEYKGDPLIVFGHTPVESPVILNNTINIDTGCVFGGRLTALRYPECEFVSVPAKRKYYEPTRPFLPDDPRLLVG from the coding sequence GTGAGTACTGCTGCTGAGCTTCATGCCGAATCGATCTCCTTTCAGGATCACTCCGAGAACTCCGGCCCCTTCGATATCGTGGGCGATGTTCACGGATGTATCGATGAGCTGAGGGAGTTATTGGGAACGCTTGGATACCAGGTGGGCGATGATCTCTCCATCACATCCCCGGACAAGCGCAGGCTGATCTTTGTCGGCGACCTCGCGGATCGCGGCCCGGGAATCCCGGAGGTCTTTCGTCTGGTATCCACGGCGATGGCACAGGGCAAGGCCTTCTCTGTCGCCGGAAACCACGATGTGCGGCTCGCGACAGCTCTGTGCGGCAAGACGCTGCCTTTGACCTTCGGGCTGGCCGATTCGCTGGAACAATTCGGCCGGCAGTCGCCGGAGTTCACAAAGCAGATGGCGATCTTCATCAAGCGGCTGCCGGGGCATCTGATCTTCGACCATGCCAGGCTTCTGGTCGCTCACGCCGGCCTGAAGGAATCCATGCATCGCGCCGCCACCATCCAGGCGCGGGAGCTGGCAATTCATGGAGAGAAGACCGGAGTCCGCGATCAGTGGGGCGAAATCCGTTATCCGTGGGCGGCAGAGTACAAAGGGGACCCGCTAATCGTCTTCGGGCATACTCCAGTGGAGAGCCCTGTGATCCTGAACAACACCATCAACATCGACACCGGGTGTGTCTTCGGCGGCAGATTAACGGCGCTGCGTTATCCGGAGTGTGAGTTTGTCTCGGTTCCGGCGAAGCGTAAGTACTACGAACCGACGCGACCATTTCTTCCGGACGATCCCCGGCTGCTGGTTGGGTAA
- the lysA gene encoding diaminopimelate decarboxylase, giving the protein MKAKVNAVSPKSTNTQSTNQARPFAYQGRSLACSGVALEGLAQKFGTPLYVYSGDQILERRNLFAREFAGVDHTVCYAVKANSSLAILKLLAQSGTGFDIVSGGELERVLRVSNDAAKRVVFSGVGKQAAEMDLALKAGILMFNVESEAELELLAERAAKLKKKARIALRVNPDVFAETHPYISTGLREHKFGIDIRIARKVYRRAAKEQWLEPVGVSVHIGSQIRSTEPFGAALARVVDLVKQLRKDGLNIRYVDAGGGLGIEYGTGNFDPAAKVHEYANALKKAMGGLDVHLLLEPGRFFVAQAGTLLSRVLYTKVNGTKTFVITDAAMNDLIRPALYQAHHEIVPVKQSSSKKTIVADIVGPVCESGDFFARDRELPAVKSGDLVALLDAGAYGMSLASNYNTRSRVAEVLVRNGKAKRIRRRETVDEMLAQEVL; this is encoded by the coding sequence GTGAAGGCCAAGGTAAACGCTGTCTCCCCGAAGTCGACCAACACACAATCCACGAATCAAGCCCGTCCCTTTGCCTACCAGGGGCGTTCGCTCGCCTGCAGCGGCGTCGCCCTGGAGGGTCTCGCCCAGAAGTTTGGAACGCCGCTCTATGTCTACTCCGGCGACCAGATCCTGGAGCGCCGGAACCTCTTCGCCCGTGAGTTTGCCGGCGTCGATCATACGGTCTGCTATGCGGTAAAGGCGAACTCTTCGTTGGCGATTCTCAAGCTGCTGGCACAGTCCGGCACAGGCTTCGATATCGTCTCCGGCGGAGAGCTGGAGCGCGTTTTGCGTGTCTCGAACGATGCCGCCAAGCGCGTGGTCTTCTCCGGTGTTGGGAAGCAGGCCGCCGAGATGGATCTTGCTCTCAAGGCCGGCATCTTGATGTTCAACGTCGAGAGCGAGGCCGAGCTTGAGCTGCTGGCGGAACGAGCCGCGAAGCTGAAGAAGAAGGCGCGGATCGCTCTGCGCGTGAATCCGGATGTTTTTGCAGAGACGCATCCCTACATCTCCACCGGTCTGCGCGAACACAAGTTCGGCATTGACATCCGTATCGCCCGCAAGGTCTATCGCCGTGCTGCAAAGGAGCAATGGCTTGAACCGGTGGGTGTGTCTGTTCACATCGGGTCGCAGATTCGTTCGACGGAGCCATTTGGCGCAGCCCTTGCCCGTGTCGTGGACCTGGTGAAGCAGCTCCGAAAGGATGGTCTCAATATCCGCTACGTCGATGCGGGCGGCGGCCTCGGCATTGAGTACGGCACCGGCAACTTCGATCCTGCGGCCAAGGTGCACGAGTATGCGAATGCGCTGAAGAAGGCTATGGGTGGTCTCGATGTGCATCTGCTGCTCGAACCCGGCCGCTTCTTCGTCGCCCAGGCAGGAACACTGCTTTCGCGTGTGCTCTATACCAAGGTCAACGGCACCAAAACCTTCGTGATTACGGATGCCGCGATGAATGATCTGATCCGTCCGGCGCTTTACCAGGCACACCACGAGATCGTGCCGGTGAAACAGTCGAGTTCGAAGAAGACCATTGTTGCCGACATCGTTGGCCCGGTCTGTGAGTCGGGAGACTTCTTCGCCCGTGATCGTGAGCTGCCCGCGGTCAAGTCTGGAGATTTGGTCGCCCTACTCGATGCCGGAGCGTACGGCATGTCGCTGGCCTCGAACTACAACACCCGCTCTCGCGTCGCCGAAGTGCTGGTCCGTAACGGTAAAGCAAAGCGTATCCGCCGCCGCGAGACGGTGGACGAGATGCTGGCGCAGGAAGTGTTGTAG
- a CDS encoding LysE family translocator, with the protein MHYAAALLALAGVHLLAVASPGPAFVATMRVSMQHRRPVAAAHGFGLGFAAFLWGAAAVFGVQIILAKAEWLYRIMQFAGGIYLCYIGVQSWRHAKSKTSNGAISAAPDMSAGTAFLRGLTLNLANPKVIVFFASIFTAVLQPSWPLWLRGIVLAIVFVDEAGYYIGLSLLLSTQKAQAAYRRAKTGIERTAGTAMFMFGGKLIYSATSKG; encoded by the coding sequence ATGCATTATGCTGCCGCACTGCTTGCACTGGCCGGCGTTCATCTGCTCGCCGTCGCCTCGCCCGGACCCGCCTTTGTCGCCACCATGCGCGTCTCCATGCAACACCGCCGGCCGGTGGCCGCTGCACATGGCTTTGGATTAGGCTTTGCCGCGTTTCTATGGGGCGCGGCTGCTGTCTTCGGCGTGCAGATCATTCTGGCCAAAGCGGAGTGGCTCTACCGCATCATGCAGTTCGCCGGCGGAATATATCTCTGCTACATCGGCGTACAGTCGTGGCGTCACGCAAAGTCGAAAACATCGAATGGCGCCATCTCGGCTGCCCCCGATATGTCAGCCGGTACTGCCTTTCTACGCGGGCTTACGTTGAACCTTGCCAACCCGAAGGTCATTGTCTTCTTTGCCAGTATCTTCACGGCGGTGCTGCAGCCTTCGTGGCCACTGTGGCTGCGCGGCATCGTGCTGGCGATCGTCTTTGTAGACGAAGCCGGATACTACATCGGGTTGTCGCTGCTGCTCTCCACCCAGAAGGCACAGGCAGCATACCGGCGCGCCAAGACCGGCATTGAACGCACTGCCGGTACGGCGATGTTTATGTTCGGCGGGAAGCTGATCTACTCGGCAACGAGCAAAGGTTGA
- a CDS encoding ArnT family glycosyltransferase: MAASVIVRPADPTLLQAIRLATIFALIKLAIHVGTNLLEPAIGYGYFRDEFYYLICGRHLAWGYVDHGPVVAVQARLAELLFGHSLAGIRMFSALAGAARVFLTGLLAWALGGRRPAQGLAMLCVLCAPQYLGLDSFLSMNSFESMFWMTCLLALILLQRNLWPPQRAWIVLGVSAGLGLLNKPSMMFFLIAVGLALLCTPQRKLLFTRHAAMGIALLLLIASPNVIWQAVHHWPTLEFLENGRKGGKNISLGFLAFFLAQFKNVNPVAAFVWIPGVVFLLRRAQWRWLGLTWVFTYAMMFVLHAKDYYLVPVYPIAFAAGGLAWEARFATRKAVHWDYPIAFPILSGLIALIAIISLPMAIPVLPVESWLRYMKATHLYDSSTNTETDSSGMLPQFYADRFGWDELSAKIRAAYQSLPPEDQRKAVVTAGNYGEASSLLFLNKPGEIPPVVSGHNTHFLWGPQGATGEVVFSINAAKLPAMLEYYQSCTVVGHLDHPYAMPFENRRNIYLCRNRKKNLTEDWASFKLYY, from the coding sequence ATGGCAGCATCCGTGATCGTCCGCCCCGCTGACCCTACACTCTTGCAGGCCATAAGGCTTGCAACGATCTTCGCCCTCATCAAGCTGGCCATCCACGTCGGCACTAACCTGCTGGAGCCAGCGATAGGCTACGGCTACTTCCGCGACGAGTTTTATTACCTGATCTGCGGCCGGCATCTCGCGTGGGGATATGTGGACCATGGGCCCGTAGTCGCGGTACAGGCGCGGCTGGCGGAGTTGCTCTTCGGGCATTCCCTGGCGGGCATCCGCATGTTCTCAGCCCTGGCGGGAGCGGCTCGTGTTTTTCTGACGGGCCTGCTGGCCTGGGCGCTTGGCGGACGCCGGCCGGCGCAGGGCCTGGCGATGCTGTGCGTGTTGTGTGCGCCACAGTACCTGGGCCTCGACAGCTTTCTCTCGATGAATTCTTTCGAGTCGATGTTCTGGATGACCTGCCTGCTGGCGCTGATCCTGCTGCAGCGGAATCTCTGGCCACCGCAACGGGCGTGGATCGTCCTCGGCGTCTCGGCAGGGCTGGGGCTCCTGAACAAACCCTCGATGATGTTCTTCCTGATCGCTGTCGGGCTGGCACTGCTGTGCACACCGCAGCGGAAGCTGCTGTTCACGCGTCATGCGGCGATGGGCATTGCCCTGCTGCTTCTGATCGCGAGCCCGAACGTCATCTGGCAGGCAGTTCATCACTGGCCAACATTGGAGTTTCTGGAGAATGGACGCAAGGGTGGCAAGAATATCTCACTCGGCTTTCTGGCCTTCTTCCTGGCGCAGTTCAAAAACGTGAATCCAGTGGCTGCTTTCGTATGGATTCCCGGAGTCGTTTTTCTACTGCGCCGCGCACAGTGGCGCTGGCTGGGGCTGACCTGGGTCTTTACCTACGCCATGATGTTTGTCCTGCATGCGAAGGACTACTACCTGGTGCCGGTCTATCCCATCGCCTTTGCCGCCGGTGGTCTGGCATGGGAGGCACGCTTTGCGACACGCAAGGCAGTCCACTGGGACTATCCCATCGCCTTCCCCATACTGTCAGGCTTGATTGCGCTGATCGCCATCATCTCGTTGCCGATGGCGATCCCGGTGCTTCCGGTGGAATCATGGCTGCGCTATATGAAGGCGACGCATCTCTACGACAGTTCCACCAATACTGAGACGGACAGTTCCGGAATGCTGCCGCAGTTTTATGCAGACCGTTTTGGATGGGACGAGCTCTCCGCGAAGATACGAGCTGCCTATCAGTCATTGCCTCCGGAAGACCAACGGAAGGCTGTGGTAACTGCTGGCAACTACGGCGAGGCGAGTTCCCTGCTCTTTCTCAATAAACCAGGTGAGATTCCTCCTGTAGTCAGCGGCCACAACACCCATTTCCTGTGGGGGCCACAGGGCGCTACCGGAGAGGTAGTCTTTTCCATCAATGCAGCAAAGCTTCCGGCCATGCTGGAGTACTACCAAAGCTGCACCGTGGTCGGACATCTGGATCATCCGTACGCGATGCCATTTGAGAACCGGCGAAACATCTACCTCTGCCGGAACAGGAAGAAAAACCTGACGGAGGATTGGGCAAGCTTCAAGCTCTACTACTAA
- a CDS encoding SGNH/GDSL hydrolase family protein, with protein MHALRKLALLLCLGPVALQAQKASRPYDQLFVFGDSYSDTGAGYVDGNGPTAVWYMAKDLGIDLVIPLKSWAGASVNFAVSGARTDGGLGRIDKHGEIIGYGMQLQVGQFRELMQAGLVTFDPKRTMFFFAGGLNDRTLPIDTSAQDIEDEIETLYGLGARRFTVAILPEKIPQFAQQGIRVNPALRGIPDEMKRRHADIEIATSNWGAFLDEVITNPAKYGITNTTDRCAGRVLRNEDPTPCASPEKYFFYHEGHPSTRAHEVAGGMLAEEAKKVSAR; from the coding sequence ATGCATGCACTCCGGAAGCTTGCTCTCCTGCTCTGTCTTGGCCCCGTTGCGCTTCAGGCGCAAAAGGCGTCTCGCCCGTATGACCAGCTCTTTGTCTTCGGTGACAGCTACTCCGATACCGGAGCCGGATATGTTGACGGCAACGGCCCCACGGCGGTCTGGTACATGGCCAAAGATCTCGGTATCGACCTGGTGATACCGCTCAAGTCGTGGGCCGGGGCAAGCGTGAACTTTGCCGTCAGTGGCGCCCGTACCGATGGCGGACTCGGCCGTATCGATAAGCACGGCGAGATCATCGGCTACGGCATGCAACTCCAGGTGGGGCAGTTCCGCGAATTGATGCAAGCTGGTCTCGTCACCTTCGATCCGAAGCGGACGATGTTCTTCTTCGCAGGCGGTTTGAATGATAGGACCTTGCCCATCGATACCAGCGCACAGGACATTGAGGATGAGATCGAGACGCTCTATGGTCTGGGCGCACGACGCTTCACGGTGGCGATTCTTCCGGAGAAGATTCCGCAGTTCGCGCAGCAGGGTATCCGCGTCAACCCGGCACTGCGCGGTATCCCGGATGAGATGAAGCGTCGCCATGCCGACATCGAGATTGCCACCAGCAACTGGGGCGCATTTCTTGATGAGGTGATTACAAACCCCGCGAAGTACGGCATTACGAATACGACGGACCGCTGCGCCGGCCGCGTGCTCCGTAACGAAGACCCCACACCGTGCGCGAGCCCGGAGAAGTACTTCTTCTATCACGAAGGGCATCCGTCGACACGGGCTCACGAGGTTGCAGGAGGCATGCTGGCGGAAGAGGCGAAGAAGGTTTCGGCTCGTTGA